The Arachis duranensis cultivar V14167 chromosome 2, aradu.V14167.gnm2.J7QH, whole genome shotgun sequence genome has a window encoding:
- the LOC107473921 gene encoding LOW QUALITY PROTEIN: 60S ribosomal protein L2, mitochondrial (The sequence of the model RefSeq protein was modified relative to this genomic sequence to represent the inferred CDS: substituted 1 base at 1 genomic stop codon), with amino-acid sequence MNLDLLNFGFSLERIKLIHWLNQXAMTGSITSLVLITMRIGTIIHNIELNPGQGGKLVRAAGTCAKILKEPTSKYCLIQLPSGVKKMIDSRCRATVGTVSNPSHGDKKLRKAGQSRWLGRRPVVRGVAMNPVDHPHGGGEGKSKSSGRWGKGSRTPWGKPTKSGFKTGPLKRRK; translated from the exons ATGAATTTGGATCTTCTAAATTTTGGGTTTTCACTTGAGAGGATAAAGT TGATCCACTGGTTGAACCAGTGAGCCATGACCGGGTCAATTACCAGTTTAGTTCTGATAACTATGCGAATCGGAACTATCATTCACAATATTGAATTGAACCCAGGGCAAGGTGGCAAGCTGGTTAGAGCTGCTGGAACTTGTGCAAAAATCCTGAAAGAACCTACATCAAAATACTGTCTTATCCAGCTCCCCTCGGGTGTTAAAAAAATGATTGATTCTCGTTGCAGAGCCACCGTTGGTACTGTCTCAAATCCAAGCCATGGAGATAAGAAGCTTAGGAAGGCTGGACAAAGCCGGTGGCTTGGCCGGAGACCAGTTGTTCGAGGAGTGGCCATGAATCCAGTGGACCATCCTCATGGTGGAGGAGAGGGCAAGAGCAAGAGTAGTGGTCGGTGGGGAAAAGGATCTCGAACTCCTTGGGGTAAGCCGACTAAGAGTGGATTCAAGACCGGGCCCCTGAAACGGAGGAAGTAG
- the LOC127744915 gene encoding uncharacterized protein LOC127744915: MIKNRRICWNSPNRVAAKEADGKGEARRRQQRPVHRDRLPLLPATKSTGKARVRVRDDDETESDDDDQSHGDDDSGEGARLGARLITDSDNDDQVRDRDSEKQEDDDDHRPRDQMPVPSASAAGKASAGKGVLELTRA; encoded by the exons ATGAT AAAGAACAGGAGAATTTGTTGGAACTCACCAAATCGGGTTGCGGCGAAGGAAGCTGACGGGAAGGGAGAAGCAAGAAGACGACAACAAAGACCAGTCCACCGGGACCGGCTGCCTCTGCTACCGGCGACGAAGAGCACAGGGAAGGCGCGCGTCCGAGTGCGAGACGATGACGAGACAGAGAGCGACGACGATGACCAGTCCCACGGCGACGACGATAGCGGTGAAGGTGCGCGACTGGGTGCGAGACTGATAACAGATAGCGACAACGACGACCAGGTGCGAGACCGAGACAGTGAGAAGCAAGAAGACGACGACGACCACCGCCCGAGGGACCAGATGCCGGTTCCGTCTGCTTCTGCCGCCGGCAAAGCGAGCGCAGGGAAGGGAGTGCTTGAGCTGACGAGAGCTTGA
- the LOC107473917 gene encoding uncharacterized protein LOC107473917 isoform X2 yields MALWMENGSEPLTEAEKADLEAIAAIKESAAIELKEKGNEYVKKGKKHYSEAIDCYTRAINQKALSDSESSVLFANRAHVNLLLGNHRRALTDAQQALNLSPSNIKAIYRAVKASLSLNLLAEAQDFCRKGLELDPNNEEFKRLDQQIRTKISEKEKREAEVSKAILEAKELVSAIENRGLKIGKAIYRELTGLKKPVLDKNNILHWPVLLLYAEVMSSDFIEDFCETDMLSVHLDMMFSADQPLPWDVENNYKRDFVELYYEAGSGVRLSKEKLLHCLLEGTAASHVGDEEKDAVEDFKHSAGSPKWIKVNEKKMLQDILKEPNFVIPEIPVFYVVSKQSSFYSKFKSGKWAPPSI; encoded by the exons ATGGCGCTATGGATGGAAAACGGTTCAGAGCCACTAACAGAAGCCGAGAAGGCAGACCTTGAAGCCATTGCTGCCATCAAAGAATCCGCAGCCATTGAACTCAAG GAAAAGGGTAACGAGTATGTGAAGAAGGGTAAGAAGCATTACTCTGAAGCAATTGATTGCTACACAAGGGCGATTAATCAGAAAGCATTGAGTGATTCTGAGAGCTCTGTTCTTTTTGCGAACAGAGCGCATGTCAATTTGCTTCTTGGGAACCATAGGCGTGCCCTCACTGATGCTCAACAAGCACTCAACTTGTCCCCTTCCAACATAAAG GCAATTTATAGGGCTGTCAAAGCATCTCTATCACTGAATTTATTGGCTGAAGCACAAGACTTCTGCCGAAAGGGTCTTGAGTTGGACCCCAATAATGAGGAATTTAAGAGGCTTGACCAACAGATTCGTACGAAGATATCGGAGAAGGAGAAGCGTGAGGCTGAAGTCTCCAAAGCCATATTGGAGGCAAAA GAACTTGTGTCTGCAATAGAAAATAGAGGCTTGAAGATTGGAAAGGCAATATATCGAGAACTCACCGGGTTAAAGAAACCGGTgttagacaaaaataatatcctTCATTGGCCTGTCCTTCTTCTTTATGCAGAGGTTATGTCCAGTGATTTCATTGAGGATTTCTGTGAGACTGACATGCTTTCAGTCCACCTTGATAtg ATGTTTTCAGCAGACCAACCACTCCCATGGGATGTTGAAAACAATTACAAACGTGATTTTGTTGAATTATACTATGAG GCTGGCTCTGGAGTTCGTCTATCAAAGGAGAAACTTCTTCATTGTTTATTAGAGGGAACTGCAGCTTCTCATGTTGGTGATGAAGAGAAAGATGCAGTTGAGGATTTTAAACACAGTGCAG GTTCCCCAAAATGGATCAAAGTAAATGAGAAGAAAATGCTCCAAGATATCCTCAAAGAACCTAATTTCGTAATCCCAGAAATCCCAG TCTTCTATGTTGTTTCCAAGCAATCCAGCTTTTATAGCAAGTTCAAATCTGGAAAATGGGCTCCTCCAAGCATATGA
- the LOC107473917 gene encoding uncharacterized protein LOC107473917 isoform X1 gives MALWMENGSEPLTEAEKADLEAIAAIKESAAIELKEKGNEYVKKGKKHYSEAIDCYTRAINQKALSDSESSVLFANRAHVNLLLGNHRRALTDAQQALNLSPSNIKAIYRAVKASLSLNLLAEAQDFCRKGLELDPNNEEFKRLDQQIRTKISEKEKREAEVSKAILEAKELVSAIENRGLKIGKAIYRELTGLKKPVLDKNNILHWPVLLLYAEVMSSDFIEDFCETDMLSVHLDMMFSADQPLPWDVENNYKRDFVELYYEAGSGVRLSKEKLLHCLLEGTAASHVGDEEKDAVEDFKHSAGSPKWIKVNEKKMLQDILKEPNFVIPEIPAFIASSNLENGLLQAYESKATKEGLQGSY, from the exons ATGGCGCTATGGATGGAAAACGGTTCAGAGCCACTAACAGAAGCCGAGAAGGCAGACCTTGAAGCCATTGCTGCCATCAAAGAATCCGCAGCCATTGAACTCAAG GAAAAGGGTAACGAGTATGTGAAGAAGGGTAAGAAGCATTACTCTGAAGCAATTGATTGCTACACAAGGGCGATTAATCAGAAAGCATTGAGTGATTCTGAGAGCTCTGTTCTTTTTGCGAACAGAGCGCATGTCAATTTGCTTCTTGGGAACCATAGGCGTGCCCTCACTGATGCTCAACAAGCACTCAACTTGTCCCCTTCCAACATAAAG GCAATTTATAGGGCTGTCAAAGCATCTCTATCACTGAATTTATTGGCTGAAGCACAAGACTTCTGCCGAAAGGGTCTTGAGTTGGACCCCAATAATGAGGAATTTAAGAGGCTTGACCAACAGATTCGTACGAAGATATCGGAGAAGGAGAAGCGTGAGGCTGAAGTCTCCAAAGCCATATTGGAGGCAAAA GAACTTGTGTCTGCAATAGAAAATAGAGGCTTGAAGATTGGAAAGGCAATATATCGAGAACTCACCGGGTTAAAGAAACCGGTgttagacaaaaataatatcctTCATTGGCCTGTCCTTCTTCTTTATGCAGAGGTTATGTCCAGTGATTTCATTGAGGATTTCTGTGAGACTGACATGCTTTCAGTCCACCTTGATAtg ATGTTTTCAGCAGACCAACCACTCCCATGGGATGTTGAAAACAATTACAAACGTGATTTTGTTGAATTATACTATGAG GCTGGCTCTGGAGTTCGTCTATCAAAGGAGAAACTTCTTCATTGTTTATTAGAGGGAACTGCAGCTTCTCATGTTGGTGATGAAGAGAAAGATGCAGTTGAGGATTTTAAACACAGTGCAG GTTCCCCAAAATGGATCAAAGTAAATGAGAAGAAAATGCTCCAAGATATCCTCAAAGAACCTAATTTCGTAATCCCAGAAATCCCAG CTTTTATAGCAAGTTCAAATCTGGAAAATGGGCTCCTCCAAGCATATGAAAGCAAAGCAACAAAGGAAGGGCTTCAAGGTAGCTATTAG